A window of the Syntrophothermus lipocalidus DSM 12680 genome harbors these coding sequences:
- a CDS encoding AAA family ATPase codes for MQRTQSEYDGIMAFIWAVVSVTIVAAVRYPYIAASIAAAALISHFLRLPEGAQYLVYGALFVSGAWFTNYYRYYRQWKQQTNQLASGQETVVQQAAQPQQANKKSIHRSVDEIWAEIDSLTGLAEVKEALHEIAAVVQADRERRKQGLPPMKQSLHMVFLGNPGTGKTTVARLVGELFASMGVLPSGHMVETDRSGLVAGYIGQTALKTQEKIRQAMGGVLFVDEAYSLARGSDDKDFGREAVDVLVKAMEDHRDRLCIIFAGYTKEMQELFKANSGLESRIAFTITFPDYTPEELVEIARLYAKKRGWNLGPGVEEALLGRFKAVSDIGKAGNGRYARNVIEQMERKAAVRISRKQGPVDVLTIGDFKQGG; via the coding sequence ATGCAGCGCACTCAAAGTGAGTACGATGGGATAATGGCTTTTATATGGGCTGTTGTGAGCGTGACGATTGTGGCTGCGGTGCGATATCCGTATATTGCAGCCAGCATCGCTGCTGCTGCGTTGATTTCGCATTTCCTTCGCCTGCCGGAAGGAGCTCAATATCTGGTCTACGGCGCGCTTTTCGTATCGGGGGCGTGGTTTACTAATTACTATCGTTACTATCGGCAGTGGAAGCAGCAAACTAACCAGCTGGCGTCGGGACAGGAAACAGTCGTCCAACAGGCGGCTCAGCCTCAACAGGCAAACAAAAAATCCATTCACCGTTCTGTAGATGAAATCTGGGCCGAGATAGACTCCCTGACCGGGCTGGCAGAAGTGAAGGAGGCCCTTCACGAGATAGCGGCCGTGGTGCAGGCGGACCGGGAGCGACGGAAGCAGGGGCTTCCCCCGATGAAGCAGTCCCTACACATGGTCTTCCTGGGGAACCCCGGCACGGGCAAGACCACGGTGGCCAGGCTGGTGGGGGAGCTCTTCGCTTCGATGGGCGTCCTTCCGTCCGGGCACATGGTGGAGACCGACCGGAGCGGGCTGGTGGCGGGGTATATCGGACAGACGGCTCTCAAGACACAAGAGAAGATACGCCAGGCGATGGGCGGTGTTTTGTTCGTAGATGAAGCCTATTCCCTTGCCCGTGGAAGCGATGATAAGGATTTTGGCAGAGAAGCTGTCGATGTTCTGGTGAAGGCGATGGAAGATCACAGGGACAGACTGTGCATTATCTTTGCCGGGTACACAAAGGAGATGCAGGAGTTGTTCAAGGCCAATTCGGGACTGGAAAGCCGTATCGCCTTTACCATCACGTTCCCGGACTATACCCCCGAAGAACTGGTGGAGATAGCCCGGCTGTATGCGAAAAAGCGCGGCTGGAATCTTGGGCCGGGCGTGGAGGAGGCCCTGCTGGGGCGTTTTAAGGCGGTGTCTGACATTGGGAAGGCCGGGAACGGGCGTTACGCAAGAAACGTGATCGAGCAGATGGAGCGAAAGGCGGCCGTACGGATCTCCCGGAAGCAGGGGCCTGTCGATGTATTGACCATTGGAGATTTTAAACAAGGAGGATGA
- a CDS encoding metal-dependent hydrolase, with protein sequence MTGTTHIAGGALAGAIAGHLTGDPVVGTVIGAIAGLFPDVDHPGSLVGRRLRPIAVLLEVMFGHRSITHTVWFCLGICLLVGILAGIVNGFLVPFGIQGLSVSLISMSVGAGALSHLALDALTRSGIRPFLPVPLPDPLRRLEHIHGPLTTGNLLSEALVTSVCWLLALYFL encoded by the coding sequence ATGACCGGTACGACTCATATAGCAGGGGGCGCACTGGCCGGAGCGATAGCAGGACACCTGACCGGGGATCCGGTAGTAGGGACGGTAATAGGCGCAATAGCAGGGCTTTTTCCTGACGTAGACCATCCGGGGAGCTTGGTGGGGCGACGCTTGCGCCCTATAGCTGTACTTCTCGAGGTGATGTTCGGGCACCGTTCTATTACTCACACCGTATGGTTCTGTTTAGGAATATGTTTGCTAGTAGGGATTCTTGCCGGCATAGTAAACGGCTTTCTGGTTCCTTTCGGCATACAAGGGCTTTCAGTGAGCTTAATTTCGATGTCAGTCGGAGCAGGAGCTCTCTCTCACTTAGCCCTAGACGCGCTGACTCGTTCAGGAATACGGCCGTTTCTGCCGGTTCCGCTCCCGGATCCGCTCCGGCGGCTGGAGCACATTCACGGGCCGTTGACTACCGGAAACCTGCTGTCGGAAGCACTGGTGACGAGCGTCTGCTGGCTGCTTGCTCTTTACTTTTTATGA
- a CDS encoding VirD4-like conjugal transfer protein, CD1115 family, with protein MQRAALVKWLAIGILAITMLMVATMYPYGVLFVLVLAGGAALQPRYGTRAWMPAVLSVGLAVIFVFMTWSALNFRQEMKQVLSIKPGQSVPVESGPVRVNIGLMLSSTPFDKIPLPEKAGRAGLLGGVILGAILAVGYRQGTEHGPDRVHGLKVASGAAQKGTSRWAGDADVAKVAEFGPPKEGKYGGGTIVGKLRGRIVRLQPEKSKPPLPQHACVVAGTGAGKSFSFVIPNVVSAAMEGESVVVTDPKGELACTLGPWLKSKGYKVYLFNLGNPEWSMCWNPVMECQDDEEITAFATAIVQNAARDNSGYFVMKEIQLLKALIYLLRADFPVEQAHLRSALSLLSWPKEALDRRFSEAYRVGRLPQVGYEEWCGSVSSNYDNAVSGLTAKLGVVRAESVAKLLSRHEIDLSAIGREKAVLFCVLPIGAGHLKPVLASFYYFFFRRLYGLAAENGGRLPNPTRFILDEFANVGQIPGFVEVISTARSLGIKIQFVLQGLKQLQDVYGGPEAIMANCPIQLFLGGDDATTTRYFSSRLGEAAVYAESERKDVTMPWNRIEIPKRTETIVRRALMEPEELSRMDPMAAVCLVRWCLPMYLQKLGWTELPQSKDILSLAVAKLSELQPARPDVVVDLPEIPEGRNDEAPDRDRSFERGSDLNADGGIGDFLKSPKDEPENPDYL; from the coding sequence ATGCAAAGAGCAGCACTTGTTAAATGGTTAGCAATCGGCATACTGGCGATTACAATGCTGATGGTCGCGACTATGTACCCGTACGGAGTGCTTTTTGTTTTGGTCTTGGCTGGGGGAGCTGCTCTGCAGCCCAGGTACGGGACAAGGGCATGGATGCCTGCTGTGCTGAGTGTTGGTCTGGCGGTTATATTCGTCTTTATGACATGGTCTGCGCTTAATTTTCGCCAGGAAATGAAGCAGGTCCTAAGCATAAAACCAGGGCAGAGCGTCCCTGTAGAGTCGGGGCCCGTACGGGTGAACATAGGGCTGATGCTTTCTTCGACGCCTTTTGACAAGATACCCCTGCCTGAGAAGGCAGGAAGGGCAGGGCTTCTGGGAGGTGTGATACTGGGTGCTATCCTGGCTGTTGGGTACAGACAGGGAACGGAGCACGGGCCGGACCGGGTTCACGGCCTGAAGGTAGCGTCCGGCGCAGCTCAGAAAGGCACCAGCAGGTGGGCCGGGGATGCGGACGTGGCGAAGGTGGCTGAGTTCGGGCCTCCCAAGGAAGGGAAATATGGTGGAGGAACTATAGTGGGGAAACTTCGTGGGAGAATAGTGAGACTACAGCCTGAAAAGTCCAAGCCTCCACTCCCACAACACGCCTGTGTGGTGGCCGGCACAGGCGCTGGGAAATCGTTCAGTTTCGTGATCCCGAATGTGGTGTCGGCTGCGATGGAAGGAGAGTCGGTGGTAGTCACCGACCCGAAGGGCGAGCTGGCGTGTACCTTGGGGCCGTGGCTCAAGTCAAAGGGGTATAAGGTGTATCTGTTTAACCTGGGAAATCCTGAATGGTCGATGTGCTGGAACCCGGTGATGGAGTGTCAGGATGATGAAGAGATCACAGCTTTTGCAACGGCTATAGTGCAGAACGCGGCAAGGGACAACAGTGGGTACTTCGTAATGAAGGAGATACAGCTTTTGAAAGCTCTTATATACCTGCTCCGTGCCGATTTTCCCGTTGAACAGGCACATCTCCGGAGCGCGCTCTCCCTGCTGAGCTGGCCCAAAGAAGCCCTAGACCGGCGATTCAGTGAGGCGTACAGGGTGGGTAGGCTGCCTCAAGTCGGGTATGAAGAATGGTGTGGTTCGGTGAGCTCAAACTACGACAACGCCGTTTCTGGACTCACGGCCAAGCTCGGGGTCGTTCGTGCGGAGTCTGTGGCGAAGCTTCTCTCCCGGCACGAAATAGACCTTTCGGCCATCGGCAGAGAGAAGGCTGTGCTGTTTTGTGTTTTACCGATTGGGGCAGGACACCTGAAACCCGTGCTGGCTTCGTTCTACTACTTCTTCTTCCGGCGTCTCTACGGGCTGGCAGCTGAGAACGGGGGCAGGTTGCCCAACCCCACTAGGTTCATCTTGGACGAGTTCGCGAACGTGGGACAGATACCGGGGTTTGTGGAAGTCATCTCGACCGCCCGCTCGCTTGGGATCAAGATCCAATTCGTACTGCAAGGCCTGAAGCAGCTCCAGGACGTCTACGGTGGCCCCGAGGCCATAATGGCGAACTGTCCCATCCAGCTTTTCCTCGGCGGGGATGACGCGACGACGACCCGGTACTTCAGTTCCCGTCTTGGTGAAGCAGCGGTATATGCTGAGTCCGAGCGCAAGGACGTTACCATGCCTTGGAATAGGATTGAGATACCCAAACGTACCGAGACCATCGTGAGGCGTGCCCTGATGGAGCCTGAGGAGCTTTCCCGCATGGACCCGATGGCTGCCGTTTGCCTGGTGCGCTGGTGCCTGCCTATGTATTTACAGAAACTGGGATGGACGGAGCTGCCCCAGAGCAAGGATATCCTGTCCCTGGCTGTTGCAAAACTATCTGAGCTCCAACCTGCGCGACCGGACGTGGTAGTGGATCTCCCGGAAATTCCAGAAGGAAGAAACGATGAAGCGCCGGACCGGGATCGTTCTTTCGAGAGGGGGAGCGATCTCAACGCTGACGGCGGGATAGGAGACTTTCTCAAGTCCCCGAAAGATGAACCTGAAAACCCAGATTATTTGTAA
- a CDS encoding ParM/StbA family protein, protein MRVAVDVGYGWTKALSEDGRKVSFPSAVSRAITDTTGGLFISLPHEVKINGANWFVGERAKQCVSCLTLPGQSRKNGEVHDILLLTASYLAGAGENGDKPELAVGLPLAYFKSQRDWLAEHVQGLNAWVGVNGTERHISFTHAEVFPQGAGILALCTDLPTRGYILLIDVGTYTTEFLLFEVRQVDGRVRYIPIPDACSSIEVGVHTVHQALAISWREKAGVPLPDRMVEEVAQAAAKGEPVLHAGRTVDLTKQYHAAVKQTATAIEAGIKSVLQDRAEFVAKTVLAGGGAHVFGSHLRMAFPNSETLPDPVYGNAKGYLRLMQN, encoded by the coding sequence ATGCGTGTTGCAGTGGATGTAGGATACGGCTGGACAAAAGCCCTTTCCGAGGACGGGAGGAAGGTTTCTTTTCCTTCCGCTGTATCCCGAGCGATAACCGATACGACCGGAGGGCTTTTTATCAGTCTGCCTCATGAGGTTAAAATTAACGGGGCAAATTGGTTTGTCGGTGAAAGAGCAAAGCAGTGCGTTTCCTGCCTGACCTTGCCTGGTCAATCCAGAAAGAACGGCGAAGTCCACGACATACTTCTCTTGACGGCGTCGTACCTTGCAGGGGCAGGAGAAAACGGAGACAAGCCCGAGCTGGCCGTGGGGCTGCCCCTGGCGTATTTCAAGAGCCAGAGGGACTGGCTGGCCGAGCACGTGCAAGGTTTAAACGCATGGGTCGGCGTCAACGGCACGGAGAGACACATATCCTTCACGCATGCGGAGGTCTTCCCCCAAGGGGCAGGGATTCTGGCCCTTTGCACAGACCTGCCGACGAGGGGGTATATACTCCTGATTGATGTAGGGACGTACACGACCGAGTTTCTGCTGTTTGAAGTCCGGCAAGTGGACGGTAGAGTGAGATATATCCCCATCCCGGATGCTTGCTCCAGTATAGAAGTGGGGGTACACACCGTTCACCAAGCCCTGGCGATATCATGGCGAGAAAAGGCCGGAGTGCCTCTTCCCGATCGTATGGTGGAAGAAGTAGCGCAGGCGGCGGCCAAGGGAGAGCCCGTCCTGCACGCAGGGAGGACGGTGGATTTGACGAAGCAGTACCATGCCGCCGTGAAGCAGACCGCGACGGCGATAGAGGCAGGGATAAAATCCGTGCTCCAGGACCGTGCTGAATTCGTCGCCAAAACCGTACTTGCCGGGGGAGGGGCACATGTGTTTGGCTCGCACTTACGAATGGCTTTTCCGAACAGTGAGACGCTGCCCGATCCTGTTTACGGGAATGCGAAAGGCTATCTCCGGCTGATGCAGAACTAA
- a CDS encoding HD-GYP domain-containing protein, whose product MQNMFFTKLPIELLAHSMHAGVLAVRLLREVQIPGIREAVFVTAAFLHDLGKAHWPEKFIMAPRYLLSNSEWYTMRAHPLVSADIASELGVCPEAVEIIRQHHERPGGKGYPLGIEPSEAAMWLSAVDVVAAMSEPRAYRKNLPSIDEIRRELAWCPTHIRETVINLVINAKTVKEAI is encoded by the coding sequence ATGCAAAATATGTTTTTTACGAAACTGCCAATTGAGCTCCTGGCCCATTCCATGCACGCAGGTGTGCTGGCAGTGCGGCTGCTAAGGGAGGTGCAGATACCTGGTATTCGAGAGGCCGTGTTCGTAACAGCGGCTTTTTTACATGACTTAGGAAAGGCTCACTGGCCGGAAAAGTTTATTATGGCTCCCCGGTATCTGCTGTCCAACAGCGAGTGGTACACCATGCGGGCACACCCGTTGGTAAGTGCAGATATAGCCTCCGAGCTAGGAGTATGTCCCGAGGCTGTAGAGATTATTCGCCAGCACCACGAGCGGCCTGGAGGGAAAGGGTACCCTCTCGGTATAGAACCTTCTGAGGCGGCTATGTGGCTTTCAGCCGTTGATGTAGTAGCGGCCATGTCCGAACCTAGGGCGTATCGTAAAAATCTACCTTCTATCGACGAAATTCGACGGGAGCTGGCATGGTGCCCGACACACATTAGGGAGACGGTAATCAACCTGGTTATTAACGCTAAGACAGTAAAGGAGGCGATTTAA
- a CDS encoding copper amine oxidase N-terminal domain-containing protein translates to MRKLMSILVAVLVLLAFSGPAFAWVISEEDYAGQAPVKILINGKEFTCQDQKPFTLYGRTYLPFREIGEALGYKVEYVPQKGPCRAIISWEDKDGTYVNLYPGSTSMYVVPQGDQSKVYRKSIDIPLVVKETNRTVLPIRPVAEAFGWKVEWDGKTRTAILTKGV, encoded by the coding sequence ATGCGAAAGCTCATGTCGATTCTGGTTGCTGTTTTAGTGCTGCTGGCCTTCTCCGGCCCGGCGTTCGCCTGGGTGATCTCTGAGGAGGATTATGCGGGACAGGCTCCCGTAAAGATCCTGATTAACGGCAAGGAATTCACCTGCCAAGACCAGAAGCCGTTTACCCTGTACGGGCGGACGTACCTGCCCTTCCGGGAGATAGGAGAGGCGTTGGGGTACAAGGTTGAGTATGTCCCTCAAAAAGGCCCTTGCAGGGCGATAATAAGTTGGGAGGATAAGGACGGGACTTATGTTAACCTTTACCCCGGCAGCACGAGTATGTACGTGGTGCCTCAAGGGGACCAAAGTAAAGTCTACAGGAAAAGTATCGATATTCCCCTGGTAGTCAAAGAAACGAACCGGACCGTGCTCCCCATCCGTCCCGTGGCCGAAGCCTTCGGCTGGAAAGTGGAATGGGATGGCAAAACGAGGACGGCAATACTGACCAAGGGGGTGTAG
- a CDS encoding HU family DNA-binding protein — translation MNRKAIGGDELVKRIADKTGLLQKDVRAVLRAFEQVVKDALTDGYEVRLVGFGTFRTRRRAARKGQIGGRAYEIPETVVPVFAPGKGLKEAVGGETAKQG, via the coding sequence GTGAACAGAAAGGCGATAGGCGGCGACGAACTGGTAAAAAGAATTGCAGACAAGACCGGACTGCTCCAGAAGGACGTAAGGGCGGTGCTCCGGGCTTTTGAGCAGGTCGTGAAAGACGCGCTGACGGACGGGTACGAAGTCCGGCTGGTCGGCTTCGGCACGTTCAGGACGAGAAGAAGGGCGGCCAGGAAAGGGCAGATTGGAGGCAGGGCCTACGAGATACCGGAGACCGTCGTCCCGGTGTTCGCACCGGGCAAGGGGCTCAAGGAAGCCGTGGGCGGCGAGACGGCGAAGCAGGGGTAG
- a CDS encoding DnaB-like helicase C-terminal domain-containing protein: MLESRGLRGWQVVEELAKMAGVAPPPRSHSGEVEGEAGEVKDDGREREDWWETRRRAVWEPEGADVLDYLRSRGYSDDLIQRMDVGARPVSEAGVPAGLKLPGGPEYRLLVPFRSRGGRLVAVAGRRLDGGEPRYMYPPGMGRALLGQHVLRRDAVPVVVEGLMDAIVLEAAGVQGVVALGGAQASGGQIEVLRQYQRVVLALDADDAGRAGTERLVRALVRSGVKTYVAEWVGGAKDPDELFRTAGASPIREAIENATAGHKWLIRRLAPGPGATDQERDESLEKALDFCEVLARRSPAAAEDAVREMAAVYRLTVEALGEEVQRLARKRAEEEEKKRWQDALLAAQRAVVEGKIEKAREMVRKVEETRPVLLPIPADPEFLLRAAAETKDGLDTPWYGLNRLMRIDRGGMTVVGAATSVGKTTFLLNVFLHALRNSDGTVVYWSGEIAGPLLVARLLGVLVGMSVGDVLRLLRSDGEEMDELEAMQKELATLFGERVYILDRSESTDELCSFVRGLAHEREVAAVFIDYLQMLPPPAREGRYATREQEVTAVAKTLHEIARDFNAAVVTAAQLSRSNHRYAERPSLTDLRESGGIEQYATSVIGLWNASMARGAEVFSSGAVPAAPPSGWYWTPRDKDIPEAEAAMAMAASWGKTLLEVSILKSRWHGNVGKTVPLMLDGASGRITDLPDVPGSCGFCEGSGDVGDVVVSLGSLGATGGSKKRGGR, encoded by the coding sequence GTGCTGGAATCCCGCGGCCTTCGGGGCTGGCAGGTGGTGGAGGAGCTGGCGAAGATGGCAGGCGTGGCCCCGCCCCCTCGCTCCCATTCGGGCGAGGTGGAGGGCGAGGCAGGAGAAGTAAAGGATGATGGGCGGGAGAGAGAGGACTGGTGGGAAACCCGGCGACGCGCGGTGTGGGAGCCGGAAGGCGCGGACGTGTTGGACTACCTTCGTTCGCGCGGGTACAGCGATGACCTGATCCAGCGGATGGATGTTGGCGCAAGACCTGTGAGCGAAGCGGGTGTCCCTGCCGGCCTAAAGCTCCCGGGCGGGCCCGAATACCGGCTTCTCGTCCCGTTCCGCTCCCGGGGCGGCCGCCTGGTTGCGGTAGCGGGCCGGCGGCTGGACGGCGGGGAGCCGAGATATATGTACCCGCCTGGTATGGGGCGAGCCTTGCTTGGCCAACACGTTCTGCGGCGCGATGCCGTGCCTGTGGTAGTTGAGGGCCTTATGGACGCTATAGTCCTTGAAGCGGCTGGTGTCCAGGGTGTGGTTGCCCTGGGCGGGGCTCAAGCAAGTGGTGGGCAGATAGAGGTGTTGCGCCAGTACCAGCGCGTGGTGCTGGCGCTTGATGCGGACGATGCCGGTCGTGCCGGGACCGAGCGGCTGGTCCGGGCCCTGGTCAGGAGCGGTGTGAAAACGTATGTGGCAGAGTGGGTTGGCGGCGCAAAGGATCCGGACGAGCTTTTCCGTACGGCGGGTGCGAGCCCGATTCGGGAGGCAATAGAAAATGCCACAGCAGGCCATAAATGGCTGATCCGGCGGCTGGCTCCGGGCCCGGGCGCGACAGACCAAGAGCGAGATGAATCGCTTGAGAAGGCATTGGATTTTTGCGAGGTGTTAGCGCGCCGGAGTCCAGCGGCGGCGGAGGACGCCGTACGGGAGATGGCGGCGGTTTATAGGCTGACGGTGGAGGCCCTGGGCGAAGAGGTGCAGCGGTTAGCTCGGAAACGGGCAGAGGAAGAAGAGAAGAAACGCTGGCAGGATGCGCTTCTGGCGGCCCAACGCGCTGTGGTGGAGGGGAAAATCGAAAAGGCGCGGGAGATGGTGCGGAAGGTAGAAGAGACGCGACCTGTTCTGTTGCCGATTCCAGCTGACCCTGAATTTTTGTTGCGTGCCGCGGCCGAGACCAAGGATGGGCTGGACACACCCTGGTACGGCCTCAATCGGCTTATGCGAATTGATCGCGGCGGAATGACTGTGGTGGGGGCGGCCACGAGCGTGGGGAAAACAACGTTTCTTCTGAACGTTTTTTTACACGCGCTTCGGAACAGCGATGGAACTGTGGTATATTGGTCGGGCGAGATCGCAGGCCCTCTTTTGGTTGCCCGGTTATTGGGGGTTTTAGTTGGGATGTCGGTTGGCGACGTGTTGCGTCTATTGCGTAGTGACGGGGAAGAGATGGATGAGTTAGAGGCTATGCAAAAGGAGTTGGCGACGCTTTTTGGGGAACGGGTGTACATCTTGGATAGGTCGGAAAGCACAGACGAACTCTGTTCTTTTGTACGGGGCTTGGCGCATGAACGGGAGGTGGCAGCAGTTTTTATAGATTATTTACAGATGCTTCCTCCTCCGGCGCGAGAGGGTCGCTATGCAACCCGAGAGCAAGAAGTTACTGCGGTTGCCAAAACATTACATGAAATTGCTCGTGATTTTAATGCAGCAGTGGTTACTGCCGCACAGCTTAGCCGCAGTAACCACCGGTACGCGGAAAGACCGTCGTTGACGGATCTGCGTGAAAGCGGCGGAATTGAGCAGTACGCAACGAGCGTTATCGGTCTTTGGAACGCAAGCATGGCCCGGGGCGCGGAAGTCTTTTCTTCTGGCGCGGTTCCGGCGGCCCCGCCGAGTGGCTGGTACTGGACACCGCGCGACAAAGACATTCCGGAGGCGGAGGCGGCGATGGCGATGGCGGCTAGCTGGGGTAAGACACTTCTGGAGGTATCTATCCTTAAATCGCGCTGGCACGGTAACGTAGGTAAAACTGTGCCCTTGATGTTGGACGGTGCCAGCGGCCGGATAACAGACCTGCCGGATGTGCCGGGCAGTTGTGGTTTTTGTGAGGGGAGCGGTGATGTTGGTGATGTCGTTGTGTCTTTGGGGTCTTTGGGGGCGACGGGCGGCAGCAAGAAGCGGGGCGGGAGGTGA
- a CDS encoding helix-turn-helix domain-containing protein, protein MNTDNIGALVRKRRREKNMSLRTLAALMGVDPTHLSRIERGLTVPSEHLGSRLKAFVFGQPEHKTDAERIWYESSDLLGEARSYRLLLREAQSISDFCKGVDGILRELRSKSGSDIFTNSVVRHLAWYRVGIQDCLDVLAKTRLDELIPMLIPENSYELLQIHTELTEHEYDPELLRALHALIKGWSRRPATEDPADIKEIEDDDDFPI, encoded by the coding sequence ATGAACACCGACAACATCGGTGCTTTAGTTCGTAAACGTCGCCGGGAGAAAAATATGTCCCTGAGAACCTTGGCTGCTCTTATGGGCGTAGATCCTACACACCTGTCGCGAATTGAACGGGGTTTAACTGTTCCTTCAGAACATCTTGGATCCCGCTTGAAGGCGTTTGTTTTTGGCCAACCCGAACACAAAACCGATGCCGAGCGCATCTGGTACGAGTCTTCTGATTTACTCGGCGAAGCGCGGAGCTATAGACTCTTGCTTCGCGAAGCACAGTCGATATCCGACTTTTGTAAGGGCGTTGACGGTATTTTGCGAGAGTTGCGTTCGAAGAGCGGTAGCGATATATTCACAAATTCGGTCGTACGGCACCTTGCTTGGTATCGTGTAGGCATACAGGATTGCCTTGATGTGCTCGCGAAAACTAGGCTCGATGAACTGATACCTATGTTAATCCCCGAGAACTCGTACGAATTACTGCAAATACACACGGAGCTAACTGAGCATGAGTACGACCCCGAACTGTTGCGAGCGCTACACGCCCTAATAAAAGGCTGGAGCCGCCGGCCAGCTACCGAAGATCCCGCTGATATCAAAGAAATTGAAGACGATGACGACTTTCCGATATGA
- a CDS encoding transcriptional regulator, producing MTMVNVRVWTTFGLFAGFATSALFQLIKELGTQEKAAERLGWSVSNVSYYKAISELPDSVFTVIRKSVKIEINDTVKENFTVVKGRH from the coding sequence TTGACCATGGTCAACGTAAGAGTTTGGACGACATTTGGTCTGTTCGCTGGTTTCGCCACATCTGCTCTCTTCCAACTGATCAAGGAATTGGGAACGCAGGAAAAGGCAGCAGAAAGATTGGGATGGTCGGTTTCAAATGTAAGCTACTATAAGGCCATATCTGAATTACCGGATAGCGTTTTCACCGTAATTCGCAAATCAGTGAAAATTGAAATAAATGATACGGTGAAAGAAAATTTCACCGTGGTGAAAGGAAGACATTAG
- a CDS encoding tyrosine-type recombinase/integrase produces the protein MKNVVYLGKKMAHNWESVLERYEDYLKTTRARLSVESYMGDLRLFLEWLGGRGEDNPTAVTPLDASEYRRFLADKGYKPATINRKIQSLRAFYGWLQEAGIVPDNPFRRTKAVPAQELAPRWLTRPEQAALMRAVRAKGRLRDEAMIALMLFAGLKVGELVALEREDVVVRERSGKVVVRQGKGNKRREVPLNATARDILRRWLEENPTGPLWPSQKGGRLSKRQVQKIVEDCAYIAKLKDVTCHKLRHTFCKNLLDAGVSIDQVAAMAGHSRLDVTKRYTVPSMQDLQEAVERTSWE, from the coding sequence ATGAAAAACGTTGTTTATCTCGGTAAAAAAATGGCACATAACTGGGAAAGCGTTTTGGAGCGGTATGAGGACTACCTAAAAACAACCAGGGCCCGTCTCTCTGTGGAGAGCTACATGGGGGACTTGAGGCTGTTCCTGGAATGGCTTGGAGGCCGAGGCGAGGACAACCCCACGGCGGTAACTCCTTTGGATGCCTCAGAGTACAGAAGGTTTTTGGCCGACAAGGGATACAAGCCTGCCACGATTAACCGTAAAATCCAATCCCTACGCGCCTTTTACGGCTGGCTTCAGGAAGCCGGAATAGTGCCTGACAACCCCTTCCGGCGAACCAAGGCCGTACCTGCTCAGGAGCTCGCCCCTCGGTGGCTGACAAGGCCAGAGCAGGCAGCCCTGATGCGCGCGGTGCGGGCAAAGGGCAGGCTTCGGGACGAAGCGATGATAGCCCTGATGCTCTTCGCCGGACTTAAGGTGGGTGAATTGGTGGCCCTGGAGCGCGAGGACGTGGTCGTTCGGGAGCGGAGCGGAAAGGTGGTTGTAAGGCAGGGCAAAGGAAACAAGCGCAGGGAAGTGCCCCTAAACGCCACGGCCCGCGACATTCTCCGGCGATGGCTGGAGGAAAACCCGACCGGGCCCCTGTGGCCGTCTCAGAAGGGAGGCCGGCTGTCGAAAAGACAGGTGCAGAAGATCGTGGAGGACTGTGCATATATAGCCAAGCTAAAAGACGTTACCTGCCATAAACTCAGGCATACCTTCTGCAAGAACCTGCTCGACGCCGGGGTGTCTATCGACCAGGTAGCAGCTATGGCCGGGCACTCCCGGCTGGACGTAACCAAAAGATACACCGTGCCTTCGATGCAGGACTTACAGGAAGCAGTAGAGAGGACGAGCTGGGAGTGA
- a CDS encoding metallophosphoesterase family protein has protein sequence MRIVVCGDTHGRINMMKAELGKMEGVDLLLHTGDFYKDGLELARFSGVQARVVVGNCDIGMSEPAEDLFEIEGYRFLLTHGHLYRVKNHLISLKLRAKETGADVVVFGHTHEPGWEKIEGIWFLNPGSASLPRLHQYGTYALVEIDQDRITTRLVKIR, from the coding sequence TTGCGGATAGTTGTTTGCGGGGATACGCATGGCCGCATCAATATGATGAAAGCAGAACTAGGGAAGATGGAGGGAGTAGACCTTCTCCTGCACACGGGAGATTTCTATAAGGACGGGTTAGAGTTGGCGCGCTTTTCTGGAGTGCAGGCGCGAGTGGTTGTAGGTAACTGTGATATAGGGATGTCAGAGCCAGCGGAAGACTTGTTTGAGATTGAAGGCTACAGGTTTCTTTTGACACATGGTCATCTGTACAGGGTCAAAAACCATCTCATAAGCCTCAAGCTACGTGCCAAGGAGACAGGGGCAGACGTTGTAGTTTTTGGGCATACCCACGAACCGGGATGGGAGAAAATCGAAGGGATATGGTTTTTGAATCCGGGAAGTGCATCATTACCCCGGCTTCACCAGTACGGGACTTATGCCTTAGTCGAAATCGACCAGGACAGGATAACAACCCGCCTGGTGAAGATCCGATAA